In the Streptomyces sp. cg36 genome, one interval contains:
- a CDS encoding amino acid permease, with the protein MGRFGNAAISFSVISVLSGCMTMYGFGMGAGGPAVMLWGWLAVGLMVCCVGAALAEVTSAYPTSGGLYFMADRLGGRRWGWYTGWLNLLGLLGGIAGIDFGAALFTGAFLNLQTGFTPTPGKIMAIYLGILVLHAVLNLFGVRLISLLNVVSVWWHLAGVVLIVGALTLAPTHHRSPNYAFTAFVNTTGWSSNGYVILLGLLLAQYTFSGYDASAHLSEETTHAAQAAPRGIMSAITWSWAAGFILLCGLTFAIHDYTAVQNSALGVPPAQIFLDALGVGWAKALLLVVIIAQLFCGNAETAACSRMIFAFSRDNALPGSTRWRTVHEPTGTPRAAVWLSVTVAALLALPYLYSPTAYGAVVAINVIGITPAYAIPIYLRLRKGRAFEPGPWNLGRWSGVVGTVAVVWVAFVTVVFCLPQSHPVTIDTFNYAPLALLVALALAAVWWKAAGKGYELPAVPASGTLAEIQDEVV; encoded by the coding sequence ATGGGCCGGTTCGGGAACGCCGCCATCTCGTTCTCGGTGATCAGCGTCCTGTCCGGGTGCATGACGATGTACGGCTTCGGCATGGGGGCGGGCGGGCCCGCCGTCATGCTGTGGGGCTGGCTGGCCGTGGGTCTCATGGTCTGCTGTGTGGGGGCGGCACTGGCCGAGGTCACCAGCGCCTACCCCACCAGCGGCGGCCTGTACTTCATGGCGGACCGCCTCGGCGGCAGAAGGTGGGGCTGGTACACCGGCTGGCTCAATTTGCTGGGCCTGCTCGGCGGCATCGCCGGGATCGACTTCGGCGCGGCCCTGTTCACCGGCGCGTTCTTGAACCTGCAGACCGGCTTCACCCCCACCCCCGGCAAGATCATGGCCATCTACCTGGGGATCCTCGTGCTGCACGCGGTGCTGAACCTGTTCGGGGTGCGGCTGATATCGCTGCTGAACGTGGTGAGTGTGTGGTGGCACCTGGCGGGCGTCGTCCTCATCGTGGGCGCCCTCACCCTCGCCCCCACCCACCACCGCTCCCCCAACTACGCGTTCACCGCGTTTGTGAACACCACCGGCTGGTCCTCCAACGGCTATGTGATCCTGCTCGGGCTGCTGCTGGCGCAGTACACGTTCTCCGGCTACGACGCCTCCGCCCACCTGTCGGAGGAGACCACCCACGCCGCCCAGGCCGCCCCGCGCGGCATCATGAGCGCCATCACCTGGTCCTGGGCCGCCGGCTTCATCCTGCTGTGCGGGCTGACCTTCGCCATCCACGACTACACAGCAGTGCAGAACAGCGCACTGGGTGTGCCTCCGGCGCAGATCTTCCTCGACGCGCTGGGGGTGGGGTGGGCGAAGGCGCTGCTGCTGGTGGTGATCATCGCGCAGCTGTTCTGCGGCAACGCCGAGACCGCCGCCTGCTCCCGCATGATCTTCGCGTTCTCCCGGGACAACGCCCTGCCCGGCTCCACCCGCTGGCGCACGGTGCACGAACCCACCGGCACACCCCGGGCCGCGGTATGGCTCTCGGTCACCGTCGCCGCCCTGCTCGCCCTGCCCTACCTCTACAGCCCGACCGCCTACGGTGCGGTCGTCGCCATCAACGTCATCGGCATCACCCCCGCCTACGCCATCCCCATCTACCTGCGCCTCCGCAAAGGCCGCGCCTTCGAGCCGGGCCCCTGGAACCTGGGCCGCTGGAGCGGGGTGGTCGGGACGGTCGCGGTGGTGTGGGTGGCGTTCGTGACGGTCGTCTTCTGCCTGCCCCAGAGCCATCCCGTCACCATCGACACCTTCAACTACGCCCCCCTCGCCCTCCTCGTCGCCCTCGCCCTGGCAGCGGTGTGGTGGAAGGCGGCGGGCAAGGGCTACGAGCTGCCCGCGGTCCCGGCCAGCGGCACCCTCGCCGAGATCCAGGACGAGGTGGTCTGA
- a CDS encoding ATP-binding protein, with protein sequence MTTSNGLPGCEIWFTRHGHPAPTPLDLQWPQACAELGVAALTPWSLQALSDPVARITTELVANAVQHGPAGHPAQMSLTRPPGIHTAVRIAVTNTPRWQRPDGPAGHASGGLAVVDRLATSWKIAPGLASTTVWCLIDLRTTQKDPSTSTHLAPDVPELPR encoded by the coding sequence GTGACCACGTCGAACGGACTGCCCGGCTGCGAGATCTGGTTCACCCGCCACGGCCATCCGGCCCCCACCCCGCTGGACCTCCAATGGCCCCAGGCGTGCGCGGAGCTCGGCGTCGCCGCTCTCACACCGTGGAGTCTGCAGGCCCTGTCCGACCCCGTTGCCCGCATCACCACGGAACTCGTGGCCAACGCCGTGCAACACGGCCCGGCCGGGCATCCCGCACAGATGTCCCTCACCCGCCCACCCGGCATCCACACAGCCGTACGGATCGCGGTCACGAACACCCCCCGCTGGCAACGACCCGATGGTCCCGCCGGTCACGCGAGCGGTGGACTGGCGGTGGTGGACCGTCTCGCCACGTCCTGGAAGATCGCGCCGGGCCTGGCCAGCACCACCGTGTGGTGCCTCATCGACCTCCGCACCACCCAGAAAGACCCCAGTACCTCAACCCATCTCGCCCCGGACGTGCCGGAGTTACCCCGATGA
- a CDS encoding nucleoside monophosphate kinase has protein sequence MKSVPAAVVVVLGPPASGKTSVAVALAACGAAVFRPREAARRLAQTEPIIAALLDPGRGPAGELPDLLAHDLARTAIDSAAGRPVVLEGYPRNAAQAELLKRCVRSRGRRLCVIELTARPGTLAARLARRRACPVCSAMPAGSPEPGGAASGPGRCADCDVPLVVRDTDRGEHAEQRFAHYAQHLAAIRAVLADGDPTAWHTLTTDPGSPDASTCVLDLLPAPAGNGRGL, from the coding sequence GTGAAGAGTGTGCCTGCCGCGGTCGTTGTGGTCCTGGGGCCGCCCGCCTCGGGCAAGACCAGCGTGGCGGTCGCGCTCGCCGCCTGCGGTGCGGCCGTGTTCCGGCCGCGCGAGGCAGCCCGGCGCCTGGCGCAGACGGAACCGATCATCGCCGCCCTCCTCGACCCGGGCCGCGGCCCCGCCGGTGAGCTGCCCGACCTGCTCGCACACGACCTGGCCCGCACCGCCATCGACAGTGCGGCGGGCCGCCCCGTCGTGCTGGAGGGCTATCCCCGCAACGCGGCGCAGGCCGAGCTCCTCAAACGGTGCGTGCGCTCCCGGGGGCGGCGCCTGTGTGTCATCGAGCTGACGGCCCGCCCCGGCACCCTGGCAGCCCGCCTCGCGCGCCGACGCGCCTGCCCTGTTTGCAGCGCGATGCCCGCTGGTTCTCCTGAACCCGGCGGGGCGGCGTCCGGGCCGGGGCGGTGCGCGGACTGCGATGTGCCGCTGGTGGTGCGGGACACCGACCGGGGCGAGCACGCCGAACAACGCTTTGCCCACTATGCCCAGCACCTGGCCGCCATCCGGGCCGTGCTCGCCGACGGGGATCCAACGGCGTGGCACACGCTCACCACCGACCCCGGCTCCCCCGACGCCAGCACCTGCGTCCTGGACCTCCTGCCCGCACCGGCCGGAAACGGGAGAGGACTGTGA
- a CDS encoding ATP-binding protein, with protein sequence MNPPTLLSLPTRARYTAFSGSSPAWGAGHGIIDRQPPGDEVWFQRAGVVELTAADRVWPSWCRKVCAATLHRCRAAEQTAPGKLLVSELVTNALQHGDACRPIGMGVWCSLSVVRIEVACFGTPWVPPVTDAGLYGESGRGLQLVNACADRWGITPGADRAMVWCELDRHQHGQAA encoded by the coding sequence GTGAATCCCCCCACCCTGCTCTCCCTCCCCACCCGTGCCCGCTACACCGCGTTCTCCGGCTCCTCCCCCGCTTGGGGTGCAGGCCACGGCATTATCGACAGGCAGCCGCCCGGGGACGAGGTGTGGTTCCAGCGTGCGGGCGTGGTCGAGCTGACGGCGGCGGACCGCGTGTGGCCCAGCTGGTGCCGCAAGGTCTGCGCGGCCACCTTGCATCGCTGCAGGGCCGCGGAGCAGACAGCGCCAGGAAAGCTGCTGGTCAGTGAGCTGGTCACCAACGCGCTGCAGCACGGCGACGCCTGCCGGCCGATCGGCATGGGCGTGTGGTGCTCGCTTTCGGTGGTCCGTATCGAAGTCGCCTGCTTCGGCACACCCTGGGTCCCGCCGGTCACCGATGCCGGGCTGTACGGGGAGAGCGGGCGCGGGCTCCAGCTGGTCAACGCGTGCGCGGACCGGTGGGGCATCACGCCCGGCGCCGACCGCGCGATGGTCTGGTGCGAACTGGACCGCCACCAGCACGGACAGGCCGCGTGA